In Edaphobacter paludis, a single window of DNA contains:
- a CDS encoding inorganic diphosphatase, whose translation MSKHSSTAKALSDPTQLRAIDKKDGLLQVIIETPKNSRNKYAFDVEQRIFSLKSVLPAGMAFPYDFGFLPSTLAGDGDPIDVLVLMDEPAFPGCLLRARLIGVIEGEQLDGKKRIRNDRLVAIAEANHSYTNVKRLKDLPLQFVKELEIFFVNYHQLEGKQYKLLGCKGSAAAQTLIKQAQKAA comes from the coding sequence GTGAGTAAACACAGTTCTACTGCGAAAGCACTTTCCGACCCGACTCAGCTTAGGGCAATCGACAAAAAGGACGGACTTCTTCAGGTCATCATCGAAACCCCCAAGAACAGCCGTAACAAGTATGCGTTCGATGTGGAACAGCGAATCTTCTCGCTTAAAAGTGTTCTCCCCGCTGGTATGGCGTTTCCTTATGACTTTGGCTTTCTTCCATCCACGCTTGCCGGAGATGGCGATCCGATCGATGTCCTTGTTCTGATGGACGAACCGGCTTTTCCCGGCTGTCTGCTTCGCGCCCGCCTCATCGGCGTGATCGAAGGGGAACAGCTCGATGGGAAAAAGCGCATCCGCAACGACCGGCTCGTCGCCATTGCCGAAGCCAACCACTCCTACACGAATGTTAAGCGCCTCAAAGATCTCCCTCTCCAATTCGTGAAAGAGCTCGAGATCTTCTTCGTCAATTACCACCAGCTCGAAGGCAAGCAATACAAACTGCTGGGCTGCAAAGGCTCCGCCGCTGCCCAGACACTGATCAAACAGGCACAGAAAGCCGCCTGA
- a CDS encoding DUF3147 family protein — protein MKIEADLSALKTVKPHEYAVRFFFGGLVTVLAGLIAKHYGPVVGGLFLAFPAIFPASATLIEKHEKQKKQRAGLDGTRRGREAASVDAAGASLGAIGLIAFAVILWRYLPSPPAWLVLVIGAIAWLALSILLWVLRKLF, from the coding sequence ATGAAAATCGAAGCCGACCTCTCCGCTCTCAAGACCGTCAAGCCGCATGAATATGCAGTCCGTTTTTTCTTTGGCGGTCTGGTAACGGTGCTTGCCGGTCTCATCGCAAAACATTACGGCCCTGTCGTCGGGGGCCTCTTTCTTGCTTTTCCGGCCATCTTTCCGGCGAGTGCCACGCTGATTGAAAAACATGAGAAGCAGAAGAAGCAACGGGCCGGTCTTGACGGTACCCGCCGGGGCAGGGAAGCGGCTTCCGTAGATGCTGCAGGAGCGTCGCTTGGTGCCATCGGATTGATCGCTTTTGCGGTCATTCTGTGGCGATACCTGCCCTCTCCTCCGGCGTGGCTGGTGCTGGTCATCGGGGCGATTGCGTGGCTGGCCCTCTCCATCCTGCTTTGGGTGCTCCGCAAGCTCTTTTGA
- the typA gene encoding translational GTPase TypA: MSTSTAVAVKPIFNIAIIAHVDHGKTTLVDAMLRQSGTFRSNEAVTDRVMDSNDLERERGITILAKNTALYYHDNKINIVDTPGHADFGGEVERALKMVDGVVLLVDASEGPLPQTRYVLSKALEAGLTPMVVINKIDRPDARPQEVLNEVYDLFIDLDADESVLDFPVLYTNGKLGTATTDPAIPGTDLQPLFEQIIKTIPVSKGDPEGTLQILVTNLDYSDYLGRLAIARVFNGTMRTGQEYSVAKIDGTFTKHKITKLFSFSGLKRTDIEETQVGDIVAIAGIPGIFIGESFCDVENPQPLPQIIIDEPTIAIQFNVNNSPFAGREGKFVTSRNLRDRLEKELLTNVSLKMQDTGSPDSFKVLGRGELQLGILIEMMRREGFELMASRPEIVTKRIDDQVMEPVEQLSIDVPESFVGTVIERLGPRKGEMTKMVNHGSGRVRMEFRIPSRGLIGLRSEMLTETRGTIIMNSILDGYIAYQGEIPQRQSGALISDRQGSTTAYALEGLQDRGILFVGDGVEVYEGMIVGEHSRDNDLDVNCVREKKLSNMRASGSDDAVRLVPFKNLTLEQCIEFIADDELVEVTPKSLRMRKKVLQANRRPRKSSGE; encoded by the coding sequence GTGAGCACCTCTACCGCAGTTGCCGTTAAGCCCATCTTCAATATCGCCATCATTGCCCACGTCGACCATGGCAAGACCACCCTCGTCGATGCCATGCTTCGCCAGTCCGGCACCTTCCGCTCCAACGAAGCCGTCACCGACCGCGTCATGGACTCGAACGATCTTGAAAGAGAGCGCGGCATTACCATTCTTGCCAAGAACACCGCTCTCTACTATCACGACAACAAGATCAACATCGTCGATACACCAGGCCACGCCGACTTCGGCGGAGAAGTCGAACGCGCTCTCAAGATGGTCGACGGCGTCGTCCTTCTCGTCGATGCTTCCGAAGGCCCCCTGCCGCAGACGCGCTACGTGCTCTCCAAAGCCCTCGAAGCCGGTCTTACCCCGATGGTCGTCATCAACAAGATCGACCGCCCCGACGCCCGCCCCCAGGAAGTTTTGAACGAGGTCTACGACCTTTTCATCGACCTCGATGCCGACGAGTCCGTACTCGACTTTCCCGTGCTCTACACCAACGGCAAGCTTGGCACCGCGACCACCGATCCCGCCATCCCGGGTACCGACCTTCAGCCCCTCTTCGAACAGATCATCAAGACGATTCCCGTCTCCAAGGGCGATCCCGAAGGCACTCTTCAGATCCTCGTCACTAACCTCGACTACTCCGACTACCTCGGTCGCCTCGCCATCGCGCGAGTCTTCAATGGCACCATGCGCACCGGCCAGGAATACAGCGTCGCGAAGATCGACGGTACGTTCACAAAGCACAAGATCACCAAGCTCTTCAGCTTCTCCGGCCTCAAGCGCACCGACATCGAAGAGACCCAGGTAGGCGATATCGTCGCCATTGCCGGCATCCCGGGTATCTTCATCGGTGAGTCCTTCTGCGATGTCGAAAACCCGCAGCCGCTGCCGCAGATCATCATCGATGAGCCGACGATCGCCATCCAGTTCAACGTCAACAACTCGCCTTTTGCTGGCCGTGAAGGCAAGTTCGTTACCTCGCGCAACCTCCGCGACCGACTCGAAAAAGAACTGCTCACCAACGTCTCCCTCAAAATGCAGGACACCGGTTCGCCGGACTCCTTCAAGGTGCTGGGTCGCGGTGAACTTCAACTCGGAATCCTTATCGAGATGATGCGTCGCGAGGGCTTCGAGCTCATGGCCAGCCGCCCTGAGATCGTCACTAAGCGCATTGACGACCAAGTGATGGAACCGGTTGAGCAGCTTTCCATCGACGTGCCGGAGAGCTTTGTCGGCACCGTCATTGAACGCCTCGGACCCAGAAAAGGTGAGATGACCAAGATGGTCAATCACGGCTCGGGTCGTGTGCGCATGGAATTCCGCATCCCTTCGCGCGGCCTCATCGGACTCCGGTCTGAAATGCTAACGGAGACCCGTGGAACCATCATCATGAACTCCATTCTTGATGGGTACATCGCCTACCAGGGCGAGATTCCGCAGCGTCAGTCCGGCGCGCTGATCTCCGACCGGCAGGGAAGCACCACGGCCTACGCTCTCGAAGGATTGCAGGACCGCGGCATCCTCTTCGTCGGCGATGGCGTGGAGGTCTACGAGGGAATGATCGTCGGCGAGCACAGCCGCGACAACGACCTCGACGTCAACTGCGTGCGCGAGAAGAAGCTCTCGAACATGCGCGCCTCTGGTTCGGACGACGCCGTCCGTCTCGTTCCATTCAAGAACCTCACCCTCGAACAGTGCATCGAGTTCATCGCCGACGATGAACTCGTAGAGGTCACTCCCAAGTCACTCCGCATGCGCAAGAAGGTCCTGCAGGCAAATCGTCGCCCACGCAAGAGCTCTGGCGAGTAA
- a CDS encoding superoxide dismutase yields the protein MAYELPPLPYDYAALEPYIDEATMKLHHDKHHQAYVTNLNGAVEKHPELGKKTPEELLKDLASVPEDVRTVVRNNGGGHVNHTMFWQIMKPKGGGEPTGAIAAQIKADFGSFEDFKKQFNETTAKQFGSGWGWLVFDGGKLKVVTTPNQDSPLSQGHYPILGNDVWEHAYYLKYQNKRPDYLAAWWNTVNWDEVNKRFETAKQK from the coding sequence GTGGCCTACGAACTACCCCCTTTGCCCTATGACTATGCGGCGCTTGAGCCATACATCGACGAAGCGACGATGAAGCTGCACCATGACAAGCATCATCAGGCATATGTGACGAACCTGAATGGCGCGGTAGAAAAGCACCCGGAGTTGGGCAAGAAGACTCCTGAGGAGTTACTGAAGGACCTCGCCAGCGTTCCCGAAGATGTACGCACTGTCGTGAGAAACAACGGCGGCGGACACGTCAATCACACCATGTTCTGGCAGATCATGAAGCCAAAGGGCGGCGGTGAACCGACCGGCGCGATCGCTGCTCAGATCAAGGCGGACTTTGGCTCATTCGAGGACTTCAAGAAGCAGTTCAACGAAACGACGGCGAAGCAGTTCGGATCGGGATGGGGTTGGCTGGTCTTCGATGGCGGCAAACTGAAGGTTGTCACCACACCGAACCAGGACAGCCCCCTTTCTCAGGGGCACTACCCGATTCTGGGCAATGATGTCTGGGAGCACGCCTACTATCTTAAGTACCAAAACAAGCGCCCGGACTACCTCGCCGCGTGGTGGAACACGGTGAACTGGGACGAAGTGAACAAGCGCTTTGAGACAGCTAAGCAGAAGTAA
- a CDS encoding glycoside hydrolase family 15 protein: protein MSDLAAAYRWLDDQGAAFGSPGLEPRWTSSQKAAVSTAYSAASRIWFTVSHGILNEIYYPTIDRPQTRDMELIFTDGETFCHEEKRDFDYKLDYVHPNAPAIRVVAPDPTARYTVTKEFISEPHRPAVLMHVKITGDEQILARLKCYALLAPHLNGGGAGNSGRSVEVAGQRCLLAWKGNLSLAMGVSCGFTRSSCGYVGASDGYQDLATDMTMDWEFGQALEGNIAIMGEIDVTCSREFTVAIGLGDGHHAALACMMQTLATPYESHRERFIEQWMRVDSPKLIAASSTDDGRLANISHNVILTHEDKTYSGAFIASASIPWGASKGDSDLGGYHLVWTRDMVQSATALLACGDTETALRALVYLACTQRTDGSFAQNFWIDGVPYWSGIQLDEVAFPIILAWRLWKLDGLGNFDIFPLVERAAAFLVCYAPVTQQERWEETAGYSPSTLAAVISGLICAADIARARESDELASFFESYADWIEAHLDEWTTTTEGVLDPKIKCHYMRIRPPAPGEPFYNDQIAPGHIHIANRGSDEKQVFEAREIIDAGFLELVRYGIRRAEDPLIVDSLKVVDAVLKIETPFGPCWRRYNHDGYGQRKDGGPYEGWGQGRAWPLLTGERAHYELAAGRTVAPLISAFEKFSSSGGMLPEQIWDRADLPSEGMYFGKSAGSAQPLVWAHSEYIKLLRSATDGHIFDRISAVEERYAVPPAKRSFTSQIEIFQAARPVSSIPGGLTLRIVDKGRFRVVYTFDNWVTVQHLDSHSLGPIGYYADIPTEAGQIGKIIFTLCWPNYGQEPNQPDRWLGKNLEVSIMALTSTDKS, encoded by the coding sequence ATGAGCGATCTCGCCGCCGCCTACCGCTGGCTCGACGATCAGGGAGCTGCATTTGGTTCTCCCGGTCTCGAGCCTCGCTGGACCTCTAGCCAAAAGGCTGCCGTCTCCACTGCCTATTCGGCCGCCAGCCGTATCTGGTTCACCGTCTCCCACGGCATTCTCAACGAGATTTACTATCCCACCATCGATCGCCCGCAGACCCGCGACATGGAGCTGATCTTCACCGACGGCGAGACCTTCTGTCACGAAGAGAAGCGCGACTTCGACTACAAGCTGGACTATGTTCACCCCAACGCTCCTGCCATCCGCGTTGTCGCTCCGGATCCTACGGCCCGCTACACCGTTACCAAGGAGTTCATCAGCGAGCCTCACCGCCCCGCCGTCCTGATGCATGTCAAGATCACGGGCGACGAGCAGATCCTCGCTCGCCTCAAGTGCTACGCCCTGCTTGCTCCCCATCTCAATGGCGGGGGAGCGGGCAACTCCGGACGATCCGTCGAAGTGGCGGGCCAGCGCTGTCTGCTTGCCTGGAAGGGCAATCTCTCGCTCGCCATGGGCGTCAGTTGCGGATTCACGCGGTCTTCCTGCGGCTATGTTGGTGCCAGCGACGGCTATCAGGACCTCGCTACCGACATGACGATGGACTGGGAGTTCGGCCAGGCCCTCGAGGGCAACATCGCCATCATGGGAGAGATCGACGTCACGTGTAGTCGGGAATTTACCGTTGCGATTGGATTAGGCGACGGCCATCACGCAGCGCTGGCCTGCATGATGCAGACGCTCGCTACTCCCTATGAATCTCATCGCGAGCGGTTCATCGAGCAATGGATGCGCGTCGACTCGCCCAAGCTGATTGCTGCTTCTTCAACCGATGACGGTAGACTCGCCAATATCAGCCACAACGTCATTCTTACCCACGAAGACAAGACCTATTCGGGAGCTTTCATCGCCTCCGCCTCTATCCCATGGGGAGCTTCCAAGGGTGACTCTGATCTCGGCGGCTACCATCTCGTGTGGACGCGCGACATGGTTCAGTCGGCGACCGCCCTGCTTGCCTGCGGAGACACCGAGACCGCTCTCCGTGCCTTGGTCTATCTTGCCTGCACGCAGCGCACCGACGGCAGCTTCGCCCAGAACTTCTGGATCGACGGAGTGCCGTACTGGTCTGGCATTCAGCTTGACGAGGTGGCCTTTCCCATCATCCTCGCGTGGCGCTTGTGGAAGCTCGATGGTCTTGGTAACTTCGATATCTTTCCTCTGGTCGAACGTGCCGCCGCTTTCCTGGTCTGCTACGCCCCGGTGACGCAGCAGGAACGCTGGGAGGAGACTGCAGGCTACTCTCCCTCCACCCTTGCAGCGGTGATCTCCGGTCTTATCTGCGCAGCCGATATCGCCCGCGCCAGAGAGTCGGACGAACTCGCTTCATTTTTCGAAAGTTATGCCGATTGGATCGAAGCACATCTCGACGAGTGGACGACCACAACCGAGGGCGTCCTCGATCCCAAGATTAAGTGTCACTACATGCGGATACGACCACCAGCTCCCGGCGAGCCCTTCTACAACGATCAGATCGCGCCCGGTCACATCCATATTGCGAATCGAGGGTCTGACGAAAAGCAGGTCTTCGAGGCCCGCGAGATCATCGATGCGGGTTTTCTGGAATTGGTGCGCTATGGCATCCGCCGCGCAGAGGACCCGCTCATCGTCGACTCACTCAAAGTGGTCGACGCTGTTCTCAAGATCGAAACACCCTTTGGCCCCTGCTGGCGCCGCTACAATCACGACGGCTACGGGCAGAGGAAGGACGGCGGACCCTATGAGGGCTGGGGACAGGGCCGCGCATGGCCACTGCTCACCGGCGAACGAGCACATTACGAGCTTGCCGCCGGACGCACCGTCGCGCCGCTGATCTCGGCATTCGAGAAGTTCAGCTCAAGCGGAGGTATGCTTCCCGAACAGATCTGGGATCGCGCCGATCTCCCGTCTGAAGGCATGTACTTCGGCAAGTCCGCCGGGTCCGCCCAGCCGCTAGTCTGGGCGCATTCGGAGTACATCAAGCTGCTCCGTTCCGCCACCGACGGCCATATCTTCGACCGCATCTCCGCCGTCGAAGAGCGCTACGCGGTCCCCCCTGCAAAACGTTCTTTCACCAGCCAGATCGAGATCTTCCAGGCCGCCCGACCTGTCTCGTCCATTCCGGGGGGACTTACACTCAGGATTGTGGATAAAGGCCGTTTCCGGGTTGTTTATACCTTCGACAACTGGGTCACGGTCCAGCATCTGGACTCCCATAGCCTGGGTCCCATTGGCTACTACGCCGATATTCCTACGGAAGCCGGGCAGATAGGAAAGATCATCTTCACGCTTTGCTGGCCTAACTACGGCCAGGAGCCTAACCAGCCCGACCGATGGCTAGGAAAAAACCTCGAAGTTTCGATTATGGCGCTGACTTCTACCGACAAATCTTGA
- the tkt gene encoding transketolase — protein MSDQQSDKQHALDQLSINALRFLAVDAVEKAKSGHPGAPLGCAPIAYLLYHKIMKHDPADPMWIDRDRFILSNGHASALLYGSLHLSGYDLPMAQLEQFRQWGSHTPGHPEYGEAPGVEVTTGPLGQGFGMAVGIATAEKHLAAVYNRDGHKVINHHTYVLCGDGDLMEGISHETASLAGTLNLGKLIVLYDDNLISLDGPTELSYTEDVTQRFEAYHWHVQMVHDGNDLVALEAAIAAAKAETTRPSLIRVRTVIGYGSPKAGTSKVHGEALGGEAVKETKKNLGWPEDKTFYVPEEARANWDTIKPRGKKAHEAWNADFKEYKTAYPEPAAEFERVIKAELAKDWQKKIPVFPTDKPVATRNAGQVVMNAIAGVVPELFGGAADLTASTKTIFKDSPSFHVDPKGRNVFFGVREFGMCAMVNGMAAHGGLIPFGSTFFVFSDYCRPALRLAALMSVHSLFVFTHDSVGLGEDGPTHQPVEHLMALRAIPQFTDFRPADANETAACWQLALERKSASFMALSRQDLPVLDNEKYKVHEGVKKGAYALDNSGKDIILIATGSEVALVLKAAEELKSQGINASVVSMPSFKIYDEQSDEYKASLLPENTPKLAVEAGATMGWYKYVGHNGAVIGLDRFGASAPGPIALDKLGFNVANVVEHAKKLVKK, from the coding sequence ATGAGCGACCAGCAGTCAGACAAGCAACATGCGTTAGATCAGCTCTCCATCAACGCCCTCCGCTTCCTCGCCGTCGACGCCGTTGAAAAAGCCAAATCCGGCCACCCCGGCGCCCCTCTCGGCTGCGCCCCCATCGCCTATCTGCTCTACCACAAGATTATGAAGCACGATCCCGCGGATCCCATGTGGATCGACCGCGACCGCTTCATCCTCTCGAACGGCCACGCCTCGGCCCTGCTTTACGGTTCGCTCCACCTCTCCGGCTACGACCTGCCCATGGCGCAGCTCGAGCAGTTCCGCCAGTGGGGCTCCCATACCCCCGGCCATCCGGAGTACGGCGAGGCCCCAGGCGTTGAAGTCACGACCGGGCCGCTGGGCCAGGGCTTCGGCATGGCCGTCGGCATCGCCACGGCTGAGAAGCACCTCGCAGCTGTCTACAATCGCGACGGTCACAAGGTCATTAACCATCACACCTATGTCCTCTGCGGCGACGGCGACCTGATGGAAGGCATCTCGCATGAGACAGCATCGCTGGCCGGAACGCTGAACCTCGGCAAGCTGATCGTCCTTTACGACGACAACCTCATCTCCCTCGATGGGCCGACCGAACTCAGCTATACCGAGGACGTCACACAGCGCTTCGAGGCTTATCACTGGCACGTTCAGATGGTTCACGACGGCAATGACCTCGTTGCCCTTGAAGCCGCCATCGCCGCCGCCAAGGCGGAGACCACTCGCCCCTCGCTCATCCGCGTTCGCACCGTCATCGGCTACGGCAGCCCCAAGGCCGGCACCAGCAAGGTCCACGGCGAAGCGCTCGGCGGAGAGGCTGTCAAGGAGACCAAGAAGAACCTTGGCTGGCCCGAAGACAAGACCTTCTACGTTCCCGAAGAGGCCCGCGCCAACTGGGACACCATCAAGCCTCGCGGTAAGAAGGCGCACGAAGCCTGGAATGCCGACTTCAAGGAATACAAGACGGCTTATCCCGAACCGGCTGCAGAGTTCGAGCGCGTCATCAAGGCCGAACTGGCCAAGGATTGGCAGAAGAAGATCCCTGTCTTCCCGACCGACAAGCCGGTTGCCACGCGTAACGCCGGTCAGGTTGTTATGAACGCGATTGCGGGCGTCGTTCCCGAGCTCTTCGGGGGTGCGGCTGACCTCACCGCTTCGACCAAGACTATCTTCAAGGACTCGCCCAGCTTTCATGTTGATCCCAAGGGGCGGAACGTCTTCTTTGGCGTTCGCGAGTTTGGTATGTGTGCCATGGTCAATGGCATGGCGGCTCACGGCGGTCTGATACCCTTCGGCTCGACCTTCTTCGTGTTCTCCGACTACTGCCGCCCAGCCCTGCGGCTGGCTGCGCTCATGTCCGTTCATTCTCTCTTCGTCTTCACCCACGACTCAGTTGGTCTCGGCGAAGACGGCCCCACGCACCAGCCGGTCGAACATTTGATGGCTCTCCGTGCTATCCCTCAGTTCACCGACTTCCGCCCCGCGGATGCAAACGAGACCGCTGCCTGCTGGCAGCTTGCTCTCGAGCGCAAGAGTGCCAGCTTCATGGCTCTCTCCCGCCAGGACCTTCCCGTTCTCGACAACGAGAAGTACAAGGTGCACGAAGGCGTAAAGAAGGGTGCTTACGCGCTCGATAACTCGGGGAAGGACATTATCCTGATCGCCACCGGCTCCGAGGTCGCGCTTGTTCTGAAGGCTGCCGAAGAGTTGAAGTCACAGGGTATCAACGCCTCGGTTGTCTCCATGCCCAGCTTCAAGATCTACGACGAGCAGTCGGACGAATACAAGGCGAGCCTGCTGCCGGAGAACACTCCGAAGCTGGCCGTCGAAGCCGGAGCCACCATGGGCTGGTACAAGTACGTCGGTCACAATGGAGCTGTCATCGGTCTGGATCGTTTCGGCGCATCCGCCCCGGGTCCCATCGCGCTCGATAAGCTGGGTTTCAATGTTGCCAATGTCGTCGAACACGCAAAGAAGCTGGTCAAGAAGTAA
- the rpiB gene encoding ribose 5-phosphate isomerase B, which translates to MKIAIASDHAGFPLKEEVRDYVRKLGHEVEDLGAYNTEPSDYPDFALLVGKALIAGTVERGILICGSGVGVCVAANKMPGVRAGMCHDTYSAHQGVEHDEMNVLVLGARIIGSALAYECVDAYLKANFIASEPRFVRRLNKVKAIEKTYMPDAAGTTLAS; encoded by the coding sequence ATGAAAATCGCCATTGCCTCCGACCACGCCGGCTTTCCTCTGAAAGAAGAAGTCCGCGATTACGTTCGCAAACTTGGCCACGAGGTTGAAGACCTCGGCGCCTACAACACCGAGCCCTCGGATTATCCCGATTTCGCACTCCTTGTCGGCAAAGCCCTGATCGCTGGCACGGTGGAGCGCGGCATCCTTATCTGCGGCTCAGGCGTTGGTGTCTGCGTTGCGGCCAACAAGATGCCTGGCGTTCGCGCAGGCATGTGTCACGACACCTATTCCGCTCATCAGGGTGTAGAGCACGACGAGATGAATGTCCTCGTCCTTGGCGCGCGCATCATCGGCTCTGCCCTCGCTTACGAGTGCGTCGATGCTTATCTCAAAGCAAACTTCATCGCTTCCGAACCCCGCTTCGTTCGTCGCCTCAACAAAGTTAAGGCAATCGAAAAGACCTACATGCCCGACGCCGCAGGAACTACGCTCGCTTCATAA
- a CDS encoding oxidoreductase, whose amino-acid sequence MANVTTSRTWFITGASTGFGRILAEEVLKAGGKVIATARKLDKIADLEEKYPGRARAFALDVTDPAQILSIVAQALTGFSPVDVLVNNAGYGLAGGIEEATEDEFMPVFETNVFGLMRVTRAFLPHFRNQRSGNIVNLSSIGGLIGSPGWGYYNASKFAVEGFSEALAGELAPLGVHVTIVEPGPFRTDFLGRSGVEAKERIADYDATAGKTRQYFHEQAGKQKGDPLRAVQAIIQAVESPQPPLHLVLGALALQRMRGKLDQWKSELDTWQSTTLGADFPEGK is encoded by the coding sequence ATGGCAAACGTCACTACATCCCGCACGTGGTTCATCACCGGAGCCTCTACCGGCTTCGGCCGCATCCTCGCTGAAGAGGTACTCAAAGCCGGCGGCAAGGTAATCGCCACCGCTCGCAAGCTCGATAAAATTGCGGATCTCGAAGAGAAGTATCCCGGCAGAGCCAGAGCGTTTGCGCTTGACGTCACCGATCCGGCGCAAATTCTTTCCATCGTCGCCCAGGCCCTCACCGGCTTCAGCCCCGTCGATGTTCTCGTCAACAACGCAGGGTATGGTCTCGCGGGAGGAATCGAAGAGGCTACCGAAGATGAGTTCATGCCCGTCTTCGAGACCAACGTCTTTGGCCTGATGCGCGTCACTCGGGCGTTCCTTCCGCACTTTCGCAATCAGCGCAGCGGAAACATCGTGAATCTTTCCTCTATTGGAGGTCTTATCGGCTCCCCTGGCTGGGGCTATTACAACGCCAGCAAGTTTGCCGTTGAAGGCTTCTCCGAGGCGCTTGCCGGCGAACTCGCTCCTCTCGGCGTCCACGTCACCATCGTCGAGCCCGGCCCTTTCCGCACCGATTTTCTTGGCCGCTCCGGTGTCGAAGCCAAAGAGCGTATTGCTGACTACGACGCCACGGCAGGCAAGACCCGTCAATACTTCCACGAACAGGCAGGCAAGCAGAAGGGCGATCCCCTCCGCGCCGTCCAGGCCATCATCCAAGCGGTTGAGTCTCCGCAACCACCCCTGCATCTCGTCCTCGGGGCGCTCGCTCTCCAGCGCATGAGGGGCAAACTCGATCAGTGGAAGAGTGAGCTTGACACCTGGCAATCCACCACTCTCGGCGCGGACTTTCCGGAGGGCAAGTGA
- a CDS encoding HAD family phosphatase, with protein sequence MSLTPIETIFWDIGGVLLTNGWDRKQRTRVLTALGVNLDAYEAVHDEVNYYWERGLMTAQDFFQRTVIETNPDLNLTFEQLWPLVCSESKVLHQESFEILATLKSSGQYRLATINNESKELNAYRLDTFQLRQYFSYFICSGYVHEMKPLPDIYRAAIDISGLPAETALFIDDKLENCEAARAFGMNAVHFESPAQLRASLTHRGIAV encoded by the coding sequence GTGAGCCTCACTCCCATAGAGACGATCTTCTGGGACATTGGGGGAGTTCTGCTCACGAATGGCTGGGACAGGAAGCAGCGAACTCGCGTCCTCACCGCTCTTGGCGTCAACCTCGATGCCTATGAAGCGGTTCACGATGAAGTCAACTACTACTGGGAGCGCGGCCTTATGACAGCCCAGGACTTCTTCCAGCGGACGGTCATCGAAACCAACCCCGATCTTAACCTGACCTTCGAGCAACTCTGGCCTCTCGTCTGCAGCGAAAGCAAAGTCCTCCATCAGGAGAGCTTCGAGATCCTCGCTACGCTCAAGAGCTCCGGCCAATATCGTCTCGCCACCATCAATAACGAGTCGAAGGAACTGAACGCTTATCGTCTCGACACCTTCCAGCTCCGCCAGTATTTCAGCTACTTCATCTGCTCCGGCTACGTTCACGAGATGAAGCCACTGCCAGACATCTACCGTGCGGCCATCGACATCTCCGGTCTCCCCGCCGAGACAGCTCTTTTCATCGACGACAAGCTAGAGAATTGCGAGGCAGCTCGCGCCTTTGGCATGAACGCCGTTCACTTTGAATCACCCGCGCAACTTCGCGCTTCACTTACTCACCGCGGCATCGCCGTTTAG
- the gnd gene encoding phosphogluconate dehydrogenase (NAD(+)-dependent, decarboxylating) has product MELGIIGLGKMGFNMAERLRLAGHKVVGFDFNKEATAKLTTTGALGVNSIEELVKSLPAPRAIWIMVPAGDPVDETIAQLEPLMEQGDTIIDGGNSNYKNTQRRHDEVKAKGFHFVDCGTSGGVWGLKEGYSLMIGGDQEPVERLTPIFQALAPSPTEGWGHVGPSGAGHFVKMVHNGIEYGMMQAFAEGFSIMQAKEPLHLDLTQIAHIWQKGSVVRSWLLDLTAGALDKNPTLDGLEAWVPDSGEGRWTVTEAIDLNISAPVITESLIRRLRSREENNFTDRMISIMRGAFGGHDVKKS; this is encoded by the coding sequence ATGGAACTAGGAATTATCGGACTCGGCAAAATGGGCTTCAACATGGCGGAGCGTCTCCGCCTCGCCGGTCACAAGGTTGTCGGCTTTGACTTCAACAAGGAAGCCACCGCCAAGCTCACCACTACCGGAGCGCTCGGCGTCAATTCGATTGAAGAGCTGGTCAAGAGTCTGCCCGCTCCTCGCGCCATCTGGATCATGGTTCCCGCGGGCGATCCGGTGGACGAGACCATCGCGCAGCTCGAGCCTCTGATGGAGCAGGGTGACACCATCATCGACGGCGGCAACTCCAACTACAAGAACACGCAGCGCCGTCACGATGAGGTCAAAGCCAAGGGCTTCCACTTCGTCGACTGCGGCACCTCCGGCGGCGTCTGGGGACTCAAAGAGGGCTATAGCCTGATGATCGGCGGCGACCAGGAGCCTGTGGAACGCCTCACTCCCATCTTCCAGGCGCTCGCTCCGTCGCCCACCGAAGGTTGGGGACACGTCGGCCCTTCCGGCGCAGGCCACTTCGTCAAGATGGTTCACAACGGCATCGAGTACGGCATGATGCAGGCATTTGCCGAAGGCTTCTCCATTATGCAGGCGAAGGAGCCTCTTCATCTTGATCTCACTCAGATCGCGCACATCTGGCAGAAGGGTTCGGTCGTTCGTTCATGGCTGCTCGACCTTACCGCCGGTGCGCTTGATAAGAACCCGACGCTCGACGGCCTCGAAGCCTGGGTGCCCGACTCCGGCGAAGGCCGCTGGACCGTCACCGAAGCCATCGACCTCAACATCTCTGCGCCGGTGATCACTGAATCGCTCATTCGCCGCCTCCGTTCGCGCGAAGAGAACAACTTCACTGACCGAATGATCTCCATCATGCGCGGCGCCTTTGGCGGCCACGATGTTAAAAAGAGCTAA